In the genome of Notamacropus eugenii isolate mMacEug1 chromosome 5, mMacEug1.pri_v2, whole genome shotgun sequence, one region contains:
- the LOC140503948 gene encoding interleukin-15-like isoform X2, protein MDPRGNRNEGTLYTPDSLSVCPMETLHCFGVELSVIGYEEGPAVVRAVIRLQRSLTALGSHLWGARWGAASGLCPRCEEYPERPVLQFLTKLLEILHLACAGASTAG, encoded by the exons GGAAATAGAAATGAGGGGACCCTTTATACTCCGGACAGTCTCTCT GTGTGCCCGATGGAGACTCTGCACTGCTTTGGGGTGGAGCTGTCTGTGATTGGGTATGAGGAGGGGCCGGCAGTAGTGAGGGCTGTGATCCGGCTGCAGCGCTCATTGACAGCCCTGGGGTCCCACCTGTGGGGAGCCAGGTGGGGAGCTGCCTCAGGGCTCTGCCCCCGCTGTGAGGAATACCCCGAGAGGCCTGTCCTCCAGTTCTTGACCAAACTTCTGGAGATACTGCACTTAGCCTGTGCTGGAGCCAGTACGGCTGGGTGA
- the LOC140503948 gene encoding uncharacterized protein isoform X1, giving the protein MGRGRRGPALPSPPSHMWFFWAFLVFVRPLGGPPLGPPSCPWEPFEVLIAIMEALGNRNEGTLYTPDSLSVCPMETLHCFGVELSVIGYEEGPAVVRAVIRLQRSLTALGSHLWGARWGAASGLCPRCEEYPERPVLQFLTKLLEILHLACAGASTAG; this is encoded by the exons ATGGGTAGGGGTAGGAGAggccctgccctcccctccccaccatcccACATGTGGTTCTTCTGGGCCTTCCTTGTGTTCGTTCGCCCCCTGGGGGGGCCCCCTTTGGGGCCCCCCAGCTGCCCTTGGGAGCCATTCGAGGTCCTTATAGCTATCATGGAGGCCCTA GGAAATAGAAATGAGGGGACCCTTTATACTCCGGACAGTCTCTCT GTGTGCCCGATGGAGACTCTGCACTGCTTTGGGGTGGAGCTGTCTGTGATTGGGTATGAGGAGGGGCCGGCAGTAGTGAGGGCTGTGATCCGGCTGCAGCGCTCATTGACAGCCCTGGGGTCCCACCTGTGGGGAGCCAGGTGGGGAGCTGCCTCAGGGCTCTGCCCCCGCTGTGAGGAATACCCCGAGAGGCCTGTCCTCCAGTTCTTGACCAAACTTCTGGAGATACTGCACTTAGCCTGTGCTGGAGCCAGTACGGCTGGGTGA